Part of the Leptotrichia massiliensis genome, TTGTGTGATATACTTCTATTGGTGTTTGTGAGTATATCACATTGCTTAGTCCCTATTGCCGTAGGGGCTATTTTTTTTATTCCTTCTAAAATTTTAGTTCTTAATCTCATTTTTACGAATCCTATTGCCGTAGGATTATTTTAACCTTAAATTGCCTAATTTAGAATATTCTGCACTTTTTTCAATCCCAATATAGTTCCTGTTTAGTCGTTTACATACTCTTCCTAATGAAAATGAACCTGCAAATAAATCTAATACAACACTACTCTCATTTGAACTAACTTTTACAATACGTTCTAATAAAATTTCAGGTTTTTGAGAAGGATGTTCTACATATTCTTCCATTTTGAATCTCACTCTTGGAAAATGCCAAACATTTCCTGGAACTTTTTTATCATTATACGGAGCAGGTGGACTTTTTCTATAGTCAATTAATTTTCTTTTTGCTCCTGTTTTAGTTTCAACTAAAATATCTTGATAATTAAATGTATATTTATTTTTATTTTTTACTGCAAAGATTATTGGTTCATAAAGAGAACCAAAATGCTTTTTTGCTTGTACACCTGAACTATCATACTCCCATATAATTCTTGATTTTATATGCAGTCGTTCTCTTATGAAGATATCAAAATATGCATAAAATTGTGTTGAGCACATAAAATACAGAGAGCCGTCTTTCTTTAACTTATTTATACCCAATTCTAACCACTGATAACACCAGTCTAAATAATCTTTTTCTGTATTCCAGAAATCAGAAGTTCCTTTATATTTTTTATTCAAATTATAAGGAGGATCTATAAAGATTAAATCTATTGTGTTATCTTCTATTGTATTTAAAGCCTCGATAATATCTGAATTTATTATTTTTATCATAAAATTTCACCTCAAATTATTATATCATAATTTAAGCATTATGCATAGACGCTAAATACTCTCTATTAACTATATTTTTTTCTATAAAACTATGAAAATTTTCCATTTCTCCAATTATTAAATTTTTCATAATCTCAATATCTAAAATATCAGAATAGGTATTTTCTTTAGCTTTCAAGCCAGTGTGTGCTATCGAATTTCTATTATGCACTAATTTTTCCAAATTTGTTTCAAATACATTAGTTTCATCTATCAAGCTATAATTTAAGATGGTACAAATATTCTTATAATTTTTAAATTTTAAATTGCTTTCACTTCCTACTGTATATTTTTCAAAATATTCGTCAATTTTTATTTTGAATTTAGAACCTTTTGAAACCAGATCAAGTATCTTTTTTTCTTGAAAAATATTCTTGTCAACTTTATATGTTTTTAAAAGACTTTTTAAATATATTAATAAAAAATTTTCAGTAAGTTTAGATAAAACCAGTTTCTGAGATATAATGAATGAAAAATATTTTATTGTGTATTCTTTTATGAATCCTTCCCAATGTGCATATAATAGTAGTATGAAGGATTTATTTAATATTTCCGCAATTCCCGAACTTTGACAACCCTGAATGTACATATAAAAGTCTGTTATTTCTTTTTTTCTGTTACTCAGAGCAGTAGTTAATTCAAATATTAATTTCTCATCAGGTCTACTTTTCATTATATGTTTCTCCCTATTTCAATACCGCTGATAAATTGATCTACTACGTTTGACCCTCTATTTGCTTTTTTCTTATATCGTTCGTCATTCTGGATTCTGTTTATTACTTCTGGTAAATTTATATTTTCACTAATATGCTTATGCATAAATGAAATTACACAAATGTATAAAAAAGGTGAAAATTTCCTTCCGTTTGCAAAAGGTTTTATAGGTACTTGCCTGTGTATGATTTCAAATAAGTTCATTATGCTTTGTATATCTTTTATTGCTTTACCATTCTTTAAAACTTCTGTTATGCATAAATCTATAAACCTATCACGTGACGAGTAGTTATTTTTAGCTATACTTTTAAATATTTCTATTCCTTTTTTACCTTCAAAATCAATATCATTATTTATTATAATTGATGCATAAATTAACAGCTCACTTCTATAGTCTTCTGAATTCTGTTTAGGACTAATGGTTAAAACATGTTCGCATAAATTAGTATCTTTAAAAGCTTTAATTTCTTCATAAAATTTATTATCTAATTTTGAAATTAAAAAATTTCTGATTTCTTGTGCAGATAAAGTAATTCCACCCGTATTAAGTCTATTAAAAAGAGTGTATTCAGATTCTATATTTTCAGATACGAATAAATTAACATCAATTCTTCTCATGTCAAAAAATTTGAATACAGAACTCGAATATTTCTTTTTTAATTCGCTGTATGTTTTATCGTTTAATTCTTTAAGAATTTCTAAATTTTTTAACGTTAAAGGTTTTTTATTTTCTAGATTTCCGTAGAACCAAAGAATACTAGATATTCTTTGAACGCCATCTATTACTTCCCAATTTCCGTTTCGGACTGATACAAAAATAGGTGGAAGTGGTACTCCTAACATTATAGATTCAATCAGCTTACTAGCTTGTTCTTCAGTCCATCTAAATAATCTTTGGTAAACAGGTGTTAAATTAATCTCTGAGTTTTGATGCATGGTTATTAGTTCTCTTAAACTCATTGAATATTTATCCTGAATATATTTATTTGAATTTGCATTCAAATATTCACTAAATTTTCTCTCGTCCATTAAATCACGCTCCTAGCACATGTATTGTAAAATTTTCTATTTCTTTTTTCTGGGGTAATGATA contains:
- the yhdJ gene encoding adenine-specific DNA-methyltransferase; the protein is MIKIINSDIIEALNTIEDNTIDLIFIDPPYNLNKKYKGTSDFWNTEKDYLDWCYQWLELGINKLKKDGSLYFMCSTQFYAYFDIFIRERLHIKSRIIWEYDSSGVQAKKHFGSLYEPIIFAVKNKNKYTFNYQDILVETKTGAKRKLIDYRKSPPAPYNDKKVPGNVWHFPRVRFKMEEYVEHPSQKPEILLERIVKVSSNESSVVLDLFAGSFSLGRVCKRLNRNYIGIEKSAEYSKLGNLRLK
- a CDS encoding MAE_28990/MAE_18760 family HEPN-like nuclease → MKSRPDEKLIFELTTALSNRKKEITDFYMYIQGCQSSGIAEILNKSFILLLYAHWEGFIKEYTIKYFSFIISQKLVLSKLTENFLLIYLKSLLKTYKVDKNIFQEKKILDLVSKGSKFKIKIDEYFEKYTVGSESNLKFKNYKNICTILNYSLIDETNVFETNLEKLVHNRNSIAHTGLKAKENTYSDILDIEIMKNLIIGEMENFHSFIEKNIVNREYLASMHNA
- a CDS encoding DUF262 domain-containing protein, with protein sequence MDERKFSEYLNANSNKYIQDKYSMSLRELITMHQNSEINLTPVYQRLFRWTEEQASKLIESIMLGVPLPPIFVSVRNGNWEVIDGVQRISSILWFYGNLENKKPLTLKNLEILKELNDKTYSELKKKYSSSVFKFFDMRRIDVNLFVSENIESEYTLFNRLNTGGITLSAQEIRNFLISKLDNKFYEEIKAFKDTNLCEHVLTISPKQNSEDYRSELLIYASIIINNDIDFEGKKGIEIFKSIAKNNYSSRDRFIDLCITEVLKNGKAIKDIQSIMNLFEIIHRQVPIKPFANGRKFSPFLYICVISFMHKHISENINLPEVINRIQNDERYKKKANRGSNVVDQFISGIEIGRNI